One genomic segment of Sphingobacteriales bacterium includes these proteins:
- a CDS encoding glycosyltransferase family 2 protein → MQSANDSTSITAYSFVVPAFNEQDNIPVLYDRIKTLMTIHPNLNTENQTWELIFVNDGSTDNTLTVLNKICQTDRRIKYIDLTRNFGHQAALAAGLASANAQAIISLDCDLQDPPEIIAEMIGKWKSGAYVVYARRLNFRNDSFLKKQLSRLYYYLLERFSDVRIPRNVGDFRLIDRKVLNVINSIEGMTPYFRGTVAWTGYKHDFVEYVRPDRQAGEPGYSYRKLAQLAMAGLLNFSFLPLQIGLFIGIINVFVGLSFFVYIILDVLINQVYYELIKYISVALLIFTGFLFIFLWLIAEYIGRIYNEVRNRPVYLIYKKVNFDNPNSDTAGKSTL, encoded by the coding sequence ATGCAATCTGCCAATGATAGTACCTCAATTACTGCCTACTCGTTTGTTGTACCTGCCTTTAACGAACAAGACAATATCCCCGTCCTTTATGACCGGATAAAAACTTTAATGACTATTCATCCAAATTTAAACACCGAAAATCAAACTTGGGAGCTAATTTTTGTAAATGATGGCAGCACTGATAATACCCTTACTGTATTAAATAAAATTTGCCAAACCGACCGTCGCATTAAATATATAGACTTAACACGGAATTTTGGCCACCAGGCAGCCTTAGCCGCCGGATTAGCATCAGCTAACGCGCAAGCAATTATTTCATTGGATTGCGATTTGCAAGACCCCCCAGAAATAATTGCCGAAATGATTGGTAAGTGGAAAAGCGGTGCCTATGTAGTCTATGCGCGTCGCTTAAATTTCCGGAATGACAGTTTTCTAAAAAAACAGCTCTCCCGTTTATATTATTATTTACTCGAACGCTTCTCAGATGTGCGCATACCACGCAATGTTGGCGATTTTAGGCTAATTGACCGCAAAGTGCTTAATGTAATAAACAGTATTGAAGGAATGACCCCCTATTTTAGAGGTACCGTAGCATGGACAGGTTACAAACACGATTTTGTTGAATACGTACGCCCCGACCGCCAAGCTGGAGAGCCAGGATATAGCTATCGGAAATTAGCTCAATTAGCAATGGCAGGCCTACTTAACTTTTCATTTTTGCCTTTGCAAATTGGGTTGTTTATTGGCATTATTAATGTATTTGTAGGATTAAGTTTTTTTGTCTATATTATTTTAGATGTACTGATTAATCAAGTATATTACGAATTAATTAAATACATATCAGTCGCTTTGCTCATTTTTACCGGATTTTTATTCATTTTCCTTTGGCTTATCGCCGAATATATTGGTCGCATTTACAACGAAGTACGCAACAGGCCAGTGTATTTAATATACAAAAAAGTAAACTTCGACAACCCCAATAGCGATACTGCCGGAAAAAGTACTCTTTAA
- the gldN gene encoding gliding motility protein GldN: protein MMRIFIAGFVCMLCLSLQTFAQNKEGYGNDGGGQQGNPSEVIIDETGKNSGEANNKPLVRDGAYDKISIDQKQFLSYDHIREADVFWQKRIWRVIDTRQKLNQTFTTPTQPFISVLLEIIKQNPDKVKLFMDDNFTAQLSLAEVDKQLGSVDTITTYDLETGNEIKKIVKNDFNWTSVTKFRLKEDWIFDKEASEMVVRILAIAPIRDVIDQNGNYRGTQAMFWAYYPDMRPFLIKKEAFNVQNDSQKMTWDDIMEMRLFSSYIMKESNVHDRRIEEYARGKDALLESERVKEEIFLKEHGLWSY from the coding sequence ATGATGCGAATTTTCATAGCAGGCTTTGTTTGCATGTTGTGCCTTAGTTTACAAACATTTGCCCAAAATAAAGAGGGCTACGGTAATGATGGAGGCGGCCAACAAGGTAACCCTTCAGAAGTTATTATTGATGAAACAGGTAAAAATTCAGGTGAAGCCAACAACAAACCATTAGTGCGCGATGGCGCATACGACAAAATTTCGATTGACCAAAAACAATTTCTATCTTACGACCATATTCGTGAGGCCGATGTTTTTTGGCAAAAACGCATTTGGCGCGTTATTGATACTCGCCAAAAACTAAACCAAACCTTTACAACTCCTACTCAGCCTTTTATCTCGGTCTTGCTTGAAATTATCAAACAGAATCCAGATAAAGTAAAACTGTTTATGGATGACAATTTTACTGCTCAACTATCTCTGGCTGAAGTGGATAAACAACTTGGCTCGGTAGATACAATTACTACCTACGATCTTGAAACCGGAAATGAAATTAAAAAAATTGTAAAAAATGATTTTAACTGGACTTCAGTAACCAAATTCCGCCTAAAAGAAGACTGGATTTTTGACAAGGAAGCATCAGAAATGGTTGTTCGTATTTTAGCTATTGCGCCTATCCGTGATGTTATTGACCAAAATGGTAATTACCGTGGAACGCAAGCCATGTTTTGGGCTTATTACCCTGATATGCGCCCATTTTTAATTAAAAAAGAAGCATTTAATGTACAAAACGATTCCCAAAAAATGACATGGGATGATATTATGGAAATGCGTTTATTTAGCAGCTATATCATGAAAGAATCGAATGTACACGACCGCCGGATTGAAGAATATGCACGTGGCAAAGATGCTTTGTTAGAGTCTGAACGAGTAAAAGAAGAAATCTTTTTGAAAGAGCACGGCCTATGGTCGTATTAA
- a CDS encoding OmpA family protein: protein MQAIYVNIKTVLLILGFLTFLVQNTTAQNGEYGWRVGFGTGFMDYYGDITSESYKKSLKNHYKNAIDFDANRGLSYMVTVERRLSPGLTLAFAGTKGIFAASDRANTQSLYYARALNFETKLTDLDATFLWRSDGSLLGERFPIAPYIYLGGGATQFKVHGDLKDASGNFYNYADVVAPVLDGNYETDLTNIGTNPGGKYATIVPHVTGGVGLRLRFLNILSLHVQTDLKYAFSDFLDDAGSTAYPAKYISPEQAFATSPNSTYTGPRAKTDNWGDMYAFTSASLRLSFGRKKEGFTPPIFYASALDTKPAEELKLIPNEVKVGNQTIVIYDTIKVIRDGYTERIDETNKGSAKAMIDSLEKVKLSNAEMQNQMATARAEYEQMQRQLMLQQSSNQATMLRQMDSLQTALNKLTITVNSADTETAIKDKTLTELQAMRQEMERLRQKEANRQSTEQIKVEKNEIDRKKMQANARNQQEMHEANYQRYHSEIGQLRADIANLTAAVNGLVIRQNMPAPNPQQVIIQQPVAPATTSTADPALWTSLNRLQAELGQINARLAALESRSVENNKPPQNITVNTPAPANNTALEAEYLRKMNEMREQLNTMNKQMEEMGKKNNEPVVIEKPVIVEKTVTIPAPAPSITYIEAATRMGSVSIFFDTNSSVIKPSEIVKLEQIVNVLRQYPEASLTVNGFADAQGNSEYNLKLSEKRAVAVRDRFIQGYGIAQNRIIYNGLGAAISGGAANATDRRVDLNWVK from the coding sequence ATGCAAGCTATTTATGTAAATATTAAAACGGTTCTCCTTATATTAGGGTTTTTAACTTTTTTGGTGCAAAATACAACTGCCCAAAATGGCGAATATGGCTGGCGCGTTGGTTTTGGCACCGGCTTTATGGATTATTACGGCGATATTACCAGCGAGTCGTACAAAAAAAGCCTGAAAAACCATTATAAAAACGCAATAGATTTTGATGCCAACCGCGGCCTCTCGTATATGGTAACCGTTGAACGCCGCTTGTCGCCCGGACTTACCCTTGCTTTTGCGGGTACAAAAGGCATATTTGCTGCCAGCGACCGCGCCAACACCCAAAGTCTGTACTATGCCCGTGCACTCAACTTCGAAACTAAACTAACCGACCTCGATGCCACTTTTTTGTGGCGTTCTGACGGTAGTTTGTTGGGCGAACGTTTTCCGATAGCTCCCTATATTTATTTAGGCGGCGGCGCTACGCAATTTAAAGTCCATGGCGATTTAAAAGACGCATCGGGTAATTTTTATAATTATGCCGATGTTGTTGCCCCGGTTTTAGATGGCAACTACGAAACAGATTTAACCAATATAGGCACAAACCCCGGAGGTAAATATGCTACCATTGTGCCACATGTTACAGGTGGAGTTGGTTTGCGCCTGCGTTTTTTAAATATTTTAAGCCTACACGTGCAAACCGACCTTAAATATGCTTTTAGCGACTTTTTAGATGATGCCGGAAGCACCGCTTATCCGGCAAAATATATAAGCCCCGAGCAGGCTTTTGCCACCTCTCCTAATAGCACCTACACTGGCCCACGTGCCAAAACTGATAATTGGGGCGACATGTATGCCTTTACCTCGGCAAGTTTACGCTTGTCTTTTGGCCGGAAGAAAGAAGGCTTTACCCCCCCCATTTTTTACGCCTCGGCACTTGATACTAAACCTGCCGAAGAGTTGAAATTAATACCCAACGAAGTAAAAGTGGGTAACCAAACAATAGTTATCTACGACACAATAAAAGTTATTCGCGATGGCTACACCGAACGAATTGATGAAACAAACAAAGGCAGTGCCAAAGCCATGATTGACTCGTTAGAAAAAGTAAAACTAAGCAATGCCGAAATGCAAAACCAAATGGCTACTGCACGCGCCGAGTACGAACAAATGCAACGCCAGCTAATGTTGCAACAAAGTTCTAACCAAGCCACCATGCTGCGCCAAATGGACTCGCTGCAAACAGCACTTAACAAATTAACTATTACCGTTAATAGCGCCGACACTGAAACTGCAATAAAAGATAAAACCTTAACCGAATTGCAAGCCATGCGGCAAGAAATGGAGCGTTTGCGCCAAAAAGAGGCAAATAGGCAATCAACCGAGCAAATTAAGGTCGAAAAAAATGAAATTGACCGCAAAAAAATGCAAGCAAATGCCCGCAACCAACAAGAAATGCACGAGGCAAACTACCAACGCTACCATAGCGAAATAGGCCAGTTGCGTGCCGATATTGCCAACCTTACCGCCGCTGTTAATGGCTTGGTTATACGTCAAAACATGCCCGCGCCTAACCCACAACAGGTTATTATTCAGCAACCAGTTGCACCAGCAACTACTTCCACCGCCGACCCAGCATTATGGACAAGTTTAAACCGCTTACAAGCCGAGTTAGGCCAAATTAATGCCCGATTAGCAGCACTTGAAAGCCGCTCGGTTGAGAATAACAAACCACCACAAAATATAACTGTAAATACGCCTGCCCCTGCTAATAATACAGCACTTGAGGCCGAATATTTGCGCAAAATGAACGAAATGCGCGAACAGTTAAATACAATGAACAAACAAATGGAAGAGATGGGGAAAAAAAATAACGAACCAGTTGTAATTGAAAAACCTGTAATTGTCGAAAAAACAGTAACTATACCTGCGCCCGCCCCAAGCATAACTTATATTGAGGCCGCTACCCGGATGGGTTCAGTGAGTATATTTTTCGACACGAACTCGTCAGTTATTAAACCAAGTGAGATAGTAAAACTTGAACAAATAGTGAATGTTTTGCGCCAATACCCCGAAGCTTCGCTTACCGTAAACGGCTTTGCCGATGCACAAGGCAACAGCGAATATAACCTT
- a CDS encoding T9SS type A sorting domain-containing protein, which produces MTVKLTLSRILTLVVAFCIYFTAQAQIVPGAIPCDRLAVQQAENPAQSFPNGLLSISTDPVYNITFDSADNFTVPAGECWTITRMSFVYFLQTYTLNNPTEFTMSALLYNDNGTGNLPTDPYSSYANSFAGSHVAIVSDNLANLEMEDAGPMTFGYNTRRIIIDLSDNPLYLCGGNYWVSPDLASFPGYFAYWGIDNSGDMGTDGKGAFANTWFGTGVWESDDSQLGPNTDFVFDITRYCDCRFDGGVYADIIDVSNNSNSGTFSNTTSLVQISGLFPPFTMNWDTYGDVTHNDNAGSNNGTQFMTVTYGTDAMWSVTISDMLGCDTVVTNVPTGNASDSTHAVVLNWISDDDCKDLAGTGEISIMGWGGSGAFDYAWWGPSGYTSTGSGTISGLNSGWYCVDVTDSGTGHVFSDCYWVDCTNNGGDNGGDRFKTENQTLINLSPNPVTDIANITFGASADGKANVSIYTVDGKKVATVFDGNVYAGQATNITYNTNHLSNGMYFVSIQHEDGTVSQQKMMVK; this is translated from the coding sequence ATGACCGTAAAACTTACCCTAAGCCGCATACTGACTTTAGTAGTGGCTTTTTGTATTTACTTTACCGCGCAAGCTCAAATTGTACCTGGTGCAATTCCTTGCGACCGCTTGGCTGTACAACAAGCCGAAAATCCAGCTCAAAGCTTCCCCAACGGGTTATTATCAATTTCTACTGACCCGGTTTACAACATTACTTTCGATTCGGCTGATAATTTCACCGTTCCAGCCGGCGAATGTTGGACTATTACCCGGATGTCGTTTGTGTACTTTTTACAAACCTACACCCTTAACAACCCAACTGAGTTTACAATGAGTGCATTGCTTTACAACGACAATGGCACTGGCAACCTTCCAACTGACCCTTACAGCAGCTATGCCAATTCGTTTGCTGGTAGCCACGTTGCAATAGTTAGCGATAACCTTGCAAACCTTGAAATGGAAGATGCAGGCCCTATGACTTTTGGCTACAACACGCGCCGCATCATCATTGACTTGTCTGACAACCCACTTTACCTTTGTGGTGGCAACTATTGGGTATCTCCTGACTTGGCCTCGTTCCCTGGTTACTTCGCTTATTGGGGTATTGACAATTCTGGTGATATGGGTACTGACGGTAAAGGTGCTTTTGCCAATACTTGGTTTGGCACTGGTGTATGGGAATCTGACGACTCACAATTAGGTCCTAACACCGACTTTGTATTTGATATTACCCGCTATTGCGACTGCCGTTTTGATGGTGGTGTTTATGCCGATATTATTGATGTAAGCAACAACAGCAACTCTGGTACTTTTAGCAACACTACTTCTTTAGTTCAAATCAGCGGTTTATTCCCTCCCTTCACCATGAATTGGGATACTTATGGCGATGTTACCCATAACGACAACGCTGGCTCTAACAACGGCACTCAATTTATGACCGTTACCTACGGTACTGATGCCATGTGGTCAGTTACCATTAGCGATATGTTAGGCTGCGATACAGTTGTTACCAACGTGCCAACAGGTAATGCTTCAGATTCTACACACGCTGTAGTTTTAAATTGGATTTCAGATGATGATTGCAAAGACCTTGCAGGCACCGGCGAAATATCAATTATGGGCTGGGGTGGCTCTGGTGCATTTGATTATGCATGGTGGGGTCCTAGCGGATATACTAGTACTGGAAGTGGCACAATCAGTGGCTTAAATAGTGGATGGTATTGTGTTGACGTTACCGACTCAGGTACTGGGCACGTATTTAGCGACTGTTATTGGGTTGACTGCACCAATAATGGTGGAGATAATGGTGGAGACCGCTTCAAAACTGAAAATCAGACTTTGATTAACTTGTCGCCCAACCCCGTTACCGACATAGCCAATATTACCTTCGGCGCTTCGGCTGACGGTAAAGCTAACGTATCTATCTATACCGTTGATGGCAAAAAAGTTGCTACCGTGTTCGATGGCAATGTATATGCTGGCCAAGCAACAAATATTACTTACAATACTAACCATTTGAGCAACGGCATGTACTTCGTTTCTATTCAACACGAAGATGGCACCGTATCGCAACAAAAAATGATGGTAAAATAA
- the gldM gene encoding gliding motility protein GldM yields MINIMYLVLIAMLAMNVSAEILNAFKIVDRGINNSNTAIDGKTAITMESFKKQIEKNKNGIPYYDVAQKVAPITDEFVTYIDNLRNDLIQASGVDAETGDKDYGGLAKLDDQDGPTRILVEGEGGQPGKAYELEQKIDGARQKYIDLVKELLSNPAADAKAVEADVKFLEDNIPLVTPDPPAGSEKKDWATYNFNQVPVLPALTLINQFKNNAISSEAMVIDRLFSHVGEKIEIFDVLKAAVVPKTGTSLLQGETFEADIYVAATSSKANPSIVANGRALPVVDGIATYKAPATDIGKKSLQGSISVKDGYGNVKNIPYNLDYQVFSRPDHVAVVSADAMNVFYIGVDNPVSASMTGIREDDTNVSMTGGTINKASGKGAYTVRVTNPGDASVSVSAKAKDGSPVTGTKKFRVKRIPDPTPKVGAKAGGAMGTGEWKAQPGVRADLADFVFDAKFSVLGFEMTLSERGQDLQTCSNGGAAFSGNCATLVGRAKVGSIYYIDNIKAKGPDGVTRTLPTIAFKII; encoded by the coding sequence ATGATTAACATTATGTATTTGGTGTTAATTGCCATGTTGGCCATGAACGTTTCTGCTGAAATTTTAAATGCCTTTAAAATTGTAGATAGAGGCATTAATAACTCAAATACAGCGATAGATGGTAAAACTGCCATTACCATGGAATCGTTTAAAAAGCAAATTGAAAAAAATAAAAATGGCATACCCTACTATGATGTAGCCCAAAAAGTTGCTCCGATTACAGATGAGTTTGTAACATATATTGACAACTTACGAAACGACCTTATACAAGCAAGTGGTGTTGATGCCGAAACCGGAGATAAAGACTACGGTGGGTTGGCTAAATTAGATGACCAGGACGGCCCAACCCGTATTTTGGTAGAAGGTGAAGGCGGTCAACCGGGCAAAGCCTATGAATTAGAACAAAAAATTGATGGCGCACGCCAAAAATATATTGACTTAGTAAAAGAACTACTTAGTAACCCTGCTGCTGATGCTAAAGCTGTAGAAGCCGATGTTAAATTCTTAGAAGACAATATACCGCTTGTAACCCCCGACCCTCCAGCAGGCTCGGAGAAAAAAGACTGGGCTACTTATAATTTTAACCAAGTACCAGTTCTACCCGCTTTAACACTTATTAATCAATTTAAAAATAACGCCATATCGTCTGAAGCAATGGTTATTGACCGCTTGTTTAGCCACGTTGGCGAAAAAATTGAAATTTTTGATGTGTTAAAGGCTGCCGTTGTGCCTAAAACAGGCACCTCACTATTGCAGGGTGAAACTTTTGAGGCCGATATATACGTAGCTGCTACCAGTTCGAAGGCCAACCCAAGTATTGTTGCTAATGGTCGTGCCTTGCCCGTTGTAGATGGTATTGCAACCTATAAAGCACCAGCCACAGATATTGGTAAAAAAAGCTTACAGGGTAGTATTTCGGTAAAAGATGGTTATGGTAATGTTAAAAATATACCATATAACCTTGATTATCAAGTGTTTAGCCGCCCCGACCACGTTGCCGTTGTATCTGCCGATGCCATGAATGTATTTTATATTGGTGTAGATAACCCCGTTTCGGCTTCTATGACCGGTATTCGTGAAGATGACACTAATGTTTCTATGACAGGTGGCACAATTAATAAAGCATCTGGAAAAGGTGCCTATACCGTACGTGTAACAAACCCAGGTGATGCAAGCGTAAGCGTAAGCGCAAAAGCTAAAGATGGCTCTCCGGTTACAGGCACTAAAAAATTCAGGGTAAAACGTATCCCCGACCCCACACCTAAAGTAGGTGCCAAAGCGGGTGGTGCTATGGGTACCGGCGAATGGAAAGCTCAGCCTGGTGTGCGTGCAGACCTTGCCGACTTTGTATTTGATGCCAAATTTAGTGTATTAGGTTTTGAAATGACACTTTCAGAACGTGGACAAGACCTACAAACTTGTTCAAACGGAGGTGCGGCATTTTCGGGTAACTGTGCTACTTTAGTTGGTCGTGCCAAAGTAGGTAGTATTTATTACATAGATAATATTAAGGCTAAAGGCCCTGATGGGGTAACCCGTACTCTGCCAACTATTGCTTTTAAAATCATTTAA
- a CDS encoding glycosyltransferase family 4 protein yields the protein MQTQPQQLRILVINNEYPPLGGGAGVCTRYQSEGWANQMGHQVSIITSWYKGQPAIEENGNLTIYRIVCRRKHDFQSNPIEMLSFAFAAKKFLNQHLISHSYHICIAHYALPSGWVAKYAYQHFKLPYIIISHGHDIPFAHPKQMLKYHLPTYFWLKSIFSKAKRTVLLTTEMKQMADNFLGENYSKKNIVIPNGCHSASFYPDESKKNKQFTILFAGRLVTQKDPLTFLKAIRILKETKPDISFKVNILGDGPMRRQMENFVVKNHLSGCVTFHGWVNKATMLAHYQASSLQIISSIYEAMSIAALEALSCGLYLISTPVSGNNELIIPSMNGQLVPFKNPDAIASNLAHFYENKFTSKYKIPEGETQNLRCKFDWANINQQYESIIRQVVSQ from the coding sequence ATGCAAACTCAACCTCAGCAGCTCCGAATTTTAGTAATCAACAACGAATATCCACCGTTAGGGGGAGGTGCTGGTGTTTGCACACGCTACCAAAGCGAAGGGTGGGCCAACCAAATGGGACATCAGGTAAGCATTATTACAAGTTGGTACAAGGGGCAACCTGCCATTGAAGAAAATGGCAACCTAACTATATATCGTATCGTTTGCCGCCGTAAGCACGATTTTCAATCAAACCCGATTGAAATGTTATCGTTTGCTTTTGCAGCGAAAAAATTTTTAAATCAACATCTTATAAGTCATAGCTACCACATTTGCATCGCTCACTACGCCTTACCTTCGGGTTGGGTAGCAAAATATGCATACCAGCACTTTAAATTGCCATATATCATAATATCGCATGGCCACGACATACCATTTGCACACCCCAAACAAATGCTTAAATACCATTTGCCAACTTATTTTTGGCTAAAAAGTATTTTTTCGAAGGCAAAACGTACCGTTTTGCTAACAACGGAAATGAAACAAATGGCCGACAATTTTTTGGGAGAAAATTATAGCAAAAAAAATATTGTCATCCCAAATGGTTGCCATAGTGCGAGTTTTTATCCGGATGAAAGCAAAAAAAACAAACAATTTACCATCCTTTTTGCGGGTCGCCTCGTAACGCAAAAAGACCCGCTAACATTTTTAAAGGCTATCCGGATTCTAAAAGAAACAAAGCCCGATATCTCATTTAAGGTAAATATACTTGGCGACGGGCCAATGCGCCGTCAAATGGAAAATTTTGTCGTCAAAAATCATTTATCCGGATGCGTTACTTTTCATGGGTGGGTAAATAAGGCAACCATGTTAGCACATTACCAAGCGAGTAGTTTACAAATTATATCTTCTATTTATGAGGCCATGTCGATAGCTGCGCTTGAGGCACTTTCATGTGGTTTATATTTAATTAGTACACCTGTTAGTGGTAACAACGAACTTATAATTCCATCTATGAACGGCCAATTAGTGCCTTTTAAAAATCCGGATGCAATTGCCAGTAACCTTGCACATTTTTATGAGAACAAATTCACTTCGAAATACAAGATACCCGAAGGCGAAACGCAAAACTTACGCTGTAAATTTGACTGGGCTAACATAAACCAGCAGTACGAATCAATAATTAGGCAAGTCGTTAGTCAATAA